The following are from one region of the Novosphingobium humi genome:
- a CDS encoding protein-disulfide reductase DsbD family protein, with translation MRAADAPPNAQTANHIAAQLIAEHGVAPGGTVTLAVHFTPEKSYHGYWQNPGDAGLGTVLTWTGPGKAGAPSYPVPETLLISGLMNHVYQSDYALLVPYTVPADAKPGSEIPLKLKADWLACTDTMCVPESGEMSTVVKITQAGGEGPSDPRFDAWRAKLPAPLGAAAHWAIAGDTLRLAIPFPASGKVENPHFFAASENAIAYAAPQSFSRKGDMLIVTLKRAGQGALKDLSGVLRLNNAGNGVEISATQGAVPADGEPIATGESKGPELPALPWLILAALAGGLLLNIMPCVFPILSLKALSLARAGESQAEARAEGVFYSAGVIVACSLLGALLLSLRAAGQQVGWAFQLQEPGVVAALLMLAVAITANLLGLFEFTVPGFASHGAGVSKSNSARSAFATGLLAAFVATPCTGPFMASAMGAALLLPVPAAMLLFASLGLGIALPFLAIAFVPALRRALPRPGAWMNWFRRAMAVPMGLTALGLLWLASRLGGAGFAGFCLVLAIVLLAVLAMLGDGQRKGLGRGVKALGMIAVGAAAAAIIMPRTIQHPGDEGADLLGAQAFSEAALGAALGSGQPAFVYFTADWCLTCKVNERVAIEREETREAFAKAGVKVFKGDWTRRDPAITRYLTAHGAAGVPLYVWYPKGAKQPSQLPQVLGPETLAELARGEKS, from the coding sequence TTGCGGGCGGCCGATGCGCCGCCCAATGCGCAGACGGCGAACCATATTGCCGCGCAATTGATCGCCGAACATGGCGTCGCGCCGGGCGGCACGGTGACGCTGGCGGTGCATTTCACGCCGGAAAAATCCTATCACGGCTATTGGCAGAACCCCGGCGATGCGGGGCTGGGCACGGTTTTGACATGGACCGGGCCGGGCAAGGCGGGCGCGCCCTCCTATCCGGTGCCCGAAACTTTGCTGATTTCCGGGCTGATGAACCATGTCTATCAATCCGATTACGCGCTGCTGGTGCCCTATACGGTGCCTGCCGATGCCAAACCGGGCAGCGAAATCCCCTTGAAGCTCAAGGCCGACTGGCTGGCCTGCACCGACACGATGTGCGTGCCCGAATCGGGCGAGATGAGTACGGTGGTGAAGATCACGCAGGCGGGCGGCGAGGGGCCTTCCGATCCGCGCTTTGATGCATGGCGCGCGAAATTGCCCGCGCCCTTGGGTGCGGCGGCGCATTGGGCGATTGCGGGCGACACTTTGCGCCTCGCCATCCCCTTCCCCGCCAGCGGCAAGGTGGAAAATCCGCATTTCTTTGCCGCCTCGGAAAACGCCATCGCCTATGCCGCGCCTCAGAGCTTTTCGCGCAAGGGCGACATGCTGATCGTCACGCTGAAACGCGCAGGGCAAGGGGCGTTGAAAGATCTGTCGGGCGTGCTGCGGCTGAACAATGCCGGCAATGGGGTGGAGATTTCCGCAACACAGGGCGCCGTACCCGCCGATGGCGAACCCATAGCCACGGGCGAGAGCAAGGGGCCGGAATTGCCCGCGCTGCCCTGGTTGATCCTGGCCGCGCTGGCGGGTGGGCTGCTGCTCAACATCATGCCCTGTGTGTTTCCGATCCTCTCCTTGAAGGCGCTCTCGCTGGCCCGCGCGGGCGAATCGCAAGCCGAGGCCCGCGCCGAGGGGGTCTTCTATTCCGCTGGCGTGATCGTTGCCTGCTCGCTGCTGGGCGCGCTGCTGCTCTCGCTGCGCGCGGCGGGCCAACAGGTGGGCTGGGCGTTCCAGTTGCAGGAGCCGGGCGTGGTGGCCGCGCTGCTGATGCTGGCGGTGGCGATCACGGCCAATCTGCTGGGCCTGTTTGAATTTACAGTGCCGGGCTTTGCCTCGCATGGCGCAGGGGTGTCCAAAAGCAATTCGGCGCGTTCGGCCTTTGCCACCGGCCTGCTGGCGGCCTTTGTCGCCACGCCCTGCACCGGCCCCTTCATGGCCAGCGCGATGGGCGCGGCGCTGCTGCTGCCGGTTCCGGCGGCGATGCTGCTGTTCGCCTCGCTGGGCCTTGGCATTGCGCTGCCGTTTCTGGCGATTGCCTTTGTGCCCGCGCTGCGCCGCGCGCTCCCGCGTCCCGGCGCGTGGATGAACTGGTTCCGCCGCGCGATGGCGGTGCCGATGGGGCTGACGGCGCTGGGCCTGCTGTGGCTGGCCTCGCGGCTGGGGGGCGCGGGTTTTGCGGGCTTTTGCCTCGTGCTGGCGATTGTCCTGCTGGCGGTGCTGGCCATGCTGGGCGATGGACAGCGCAAGGGGCTGGGCCGGGGCGTCAAGGCGCTGGGCATGATCGCGGTGGGTGCGGCGGCGGCGGCGATCATCATGCCCCGCACCATCCAGCACCCCGGCGATGAAGGCGCCGACCTGCTGGGCGCGCAGGCCTTCAGCGAGGCCGCCCTTGGCGCCGCGTTGGGCAGCGGACAGCCCGCCTTTGTCTATTTCACCGCCGACTGGTGCCTGACCTGCAAGGTCAACGAACGCGTCGCCATCGAGCGCGAGGAAACCCGCGAAGCCTTCGCCAAAGCGGGCGTCAAAGTGTTCAAGGGCGACTGGACCCGCCGCGACCCGGCGATCACGCGCTACCTGACCGCCCATGGCGCGGCCGGGGTTCCGCTCTACGTCTGGTATCCCAAGGGCGCAAAACAGCCCAGCCAGT